TACCAAGGTTAAATTTTGGAACATAACcctgccagtactgaaaatctatagtgtacATGATGTAAAAAAGTTACGTAGAAAAGTCGAAACAGTGAGACTCGGCTCGAGATATTCGTATCCGTAGTAGTCCTTGCAAAAACGTGCGTACATATCGTACAGAATCGCCCATCTGTGTTTAccaaaatctaaatttaagTCGACGTACGGATAAACTTCCGAGTTTAGATAGAGTTTTACGTTGGTCAAGTTGCAGTCGTCGAATCGGCTTGTGTCGGCAGACATGACGTTCTTCCGACCCGTCTGCAGAGCAAAGACGACGTATCGCGGTTTCTCGAGCTGAGTCGCGGTCTTAATGGCCCCCGAGTGCTTGGTCGTGTTCTGCAACACAGGATACtcgtacagatcccacgaacggaaacCCATACTTAGATATCGTCCGTCTTCCAAGGTGCGCAGCATCGATAGCTTGTTGATCTCGTTCAATACcacgtgaggcattcgccatTATATATTGAGTATTTTGATAGTAGGCTGCAACGCGAGACTTCCCACCAGGGAATTGTTGTCGTTGCGCGATCGTATCAAGATcaattcgtgacgagcgttgatcaccacgcgtttgtaatcctcgcaaaatcCCAGTAACAAGTTGAGCGGTacgcagaaattgaaatatccgtTTGGGTTATTATATGGTTTCCATCCCGCGTTTCGCAGGATCACGCTTCTGTCGGACGATACCGTAATGTAGTTCTTGAGCGTGCTGGTTATTTCTACGTTTCTGCAGCGATCAATCTCCATACCGtcgagctcgtatcgaatCTCGTCGAACATGAACGCGACGCAATTAGTACCCAATACCACGTTATCGGCTTGACCGGATGCTCTGGTCACCGTCAATATTCCTTCGACGTAGAGAAAACTTTCGCACGGCAACGTATACAGatcctgctgttgtatgggtattcgtatctcgtcgCTATAGTCAAacgttgtgttggcgtacggGTTGTACGTGTGAGTCTCGATCTTGATGATGCGATCGTAAAAGACCGGCTCGCCTCCGATGTTGAGAATTTCAGTCATCGTTCAGATGTTTCGCACCGCGAATCCCAGAGATTGTAAAAACTTAACGTTCGACGCGTTGAGCTTCTTTTTCGTCGCTTGTTTAACGCCACCGAATGTCGACttgacgatatcgtcgattgGCGCAGccgtaaagatattattgttttCTGTCGCGTGCTCCGAGTCGTTCAACACTACCATCTCATGTGTCGCGCGTACACTCACGCTCACGCACACACTGGCGCGTTATCGCTTTTGCCGTCGTACGTGCAATCTGacggtgatctcttctccGCGAAAATCGAGCAATCGTCCGCCTTGATCAGCGACGCGTATCATTAGATTCGTAACGCTCCAAGCGATGATCGGCAGGTAAATGATCTGcgccggcgtttccgatatcttatatcccggtGGTACGCTCGGTGAAAATTCGTGTATCGTATGAACGCGTGTGCCGTTGCTGTACGCTCCCGCGGTCACGTTACACTCCACGCGGataatgtttacgttgataatattaatcggtGCATCCGATTCGTACCACTGTCTCGGCTGCAATATACGCGTCGACGAGAATCTCAGCAGCGATCCGACGTTGTTTGGTTTGTTAAAATTCACTCTGAAAGCACACTTGATCTCGCTTTTCATCGTATTGTAATTTGCGCGGAGCACTATCGGGTATTCCGCGACCTCGTCTTCGTAGCCGTTCGCGCGAACGGTCtcctctcgcgcgatatccgcgatcgacgtacgacgatcgTCGTTGGAACAAACCACGCGTCGCGAACGTTTAc
This sequence is a window from Temnothorax longispinosus isolate EJ_2023e chromosome 11, Tlon_JGU_v1, whole genome shotgun sequence. Protein-coding genes within it:
- the LOC139821425 gene encoding uncharacterized protein gives rise to the protein MTEILNIGGEPVFYDRIIKIETHTYNPYANTTFDYSDEIRIPIQQQDLYTLPCESFLYVEGILTVTRASGQADNVVLGTNCVAFMFDEIRYELDGMEIDRCRNVEITSTLKNYITVSSDRSVILRNAGWKPYNNPNGYFNFCVPLNLLLGFCEDYKRVVINARHELILIRSRNDNNSLVGSLALQPTIKILNI